The DNA region AAGATACGAGCTTTACGCATTTTACAACGAATCCGCCATTACAACACCTCCGCCGGCACCACTACCGCCGGTTTCAgttcctccgccgccgccgggTTAGAACTCTTGTCTTTACCGCTCCCACTGTCTGATATCAATGCTAATGATGTCTGAATAACAGGGAAAGGTGGGAGTTCAAGTGTACTAGTGGTAGCCATTGTGGTTCCTATTATAGTGGTTGCTCTGCTTTTCATAGCTTGTTATTGTTTCCTTGCAAAGAGGGCAAAGAAGACTTTTGACACAGCATCTGCATTTGATGGTAAAGATGTCAATTGAATTATAATCTGATTTATGTCAATGTTCTAGGCATGGAGGCTCTGGAGTAATGGGACACCGCTAGACCTCATGGATCCAATGATTTTAGATAATTTCCAAAGGAATGAAGTTGTTCGATGTGTCCATATAGGTCTTTTGTGTGTTCAAGAAGATCCTGTAGAGCGTCCACCCTTGTCAACCATTGTTCTGATGCTCACTAGTAATACTGTGACATTACCCGTCCCTAGGCAACCAGGTCTTTTCTTTCAGAGTAGACTTGGAAAAGACCCTCTTGTAACCGCTGGAACtcacaaaaaaagaatttgtaAATAGGCAAAATCATGTTTAACAAACTTCATCTTAATTACGAgaagatgagtggaagacttaCTAGGTGCCAGCTATCCTGCTTGTATTATCTTGGGTTTGATCTATCCCAAAGATCCTCGCCATTCCAAAATCAGCAACTTTTGGATTCATATCCACATCTAGGAGAATGTTACTTGCTTTGAGGTCACGGTGTATAATTGTGAGCCATGAATCTTGATGGAGATACAAAATTCCCCGTGCAATCCCTCCAATGATCTTATATCGTCGAGTCCAGTCCAGCTGAGGTTGCTTTGCAGGGTCTGTGTGTGCATATCCATGGAATTATAGTAAACTCTAAAGACTTGTAATCCCAAGTTTCAAGAATAAGGCTAAATAATTATTGAAACAAAGCAATAATCAACTGACCAAAGAGGAAGTAATCAAGGCTTTTGTTGGGCACATACTCTAGACCAGTATCCTCTCTTTTTGTTCTAGAGAAAATCCTAGGAGCCTAACCAAATTTCTATGCTGGAGCTTTGCAACAACAACAATCTCGTTCTTGAACTCTGTGTCACCTTGTCTTGATGATTTTGACAGTCTCTTTACCGCAACTTCAACCCCATTCGCGAAAGTTCCCTGTCCGTTTCCATCAGCACCATCTCGTTATCAAAATGTGTTcacacaatttttttaagaaaatttgcAGAAACTCATGCCAAGTTAAGGAATAGTAGTACCTTGTAAACCTCACCAAATCCACCTTCaccaattttattattttcggAATAGTTATTTGTTGCAGCTTGAATAATTCTATAATCAAGTTGCAGTGACTCAATGGTTGTAATATCGTCCCCTGTTGCACAATAATTCATAGCAATCagatgagacaaaaaaaaaaactgatcggTGAAATAATCTAAACCTAGTTAAGGTTGTTATTCCACTGCAATCTTTACCATAAAAAGCTGGTGCATTGTCTGAAATCTTCTTTGTCCTCTTTGCAAGGAAACAATAACCAGCTATTAAAATCAGAACCGCCACTACAACACCCACAACGATGGCTACTATTAACACTTTTGAATTATCATGTTTACCtgcatataaaaaaataaacattttcttGAGATCGGATAGTATTGAATATTTAGAGAAACCAGagtaaaaaacagaggaagataAAAGAGTTCACCAGTTCGTGTAAGAGATGAGACAGGAGAAATAGACGCCGGAGGAGGTGGTAGCGGTGATGGCGATGGTGGCGGCGGTGCATGTTGTTCTTCAGGTGTTCTAGTGTCGTTTTCGTTGAAGAACGAGTAAAGCTCGTACCTTGAGTTACAACTAGGCCAGAAAAGTCTACCCCCAATTCTATTAAGAGGCATCCCATCGATGGATCGATGCAGGCAACGCAAACATTCATATCGTGTCAGATCAGGAGTGCACTGAACCAGACCGTATAAACTCTGGAGTGCTGTCCAATTGGCTTTGATCGTATAGAACTTCTTAGAACTATTAGCTGCTTTGTCGGCAGCTTGGTTCATCGTGGTCGACACCAAATCTTCGAACCTGTCTTCTTGATTAGATGAAATAATATTACCGTTCAGCAAGATAAACCCTCCTTCGTACACAAGGGTCGATAGAATATTTTGGTGAGAGTATCTGAGCATGCACTCCTCGTAGTAAAGCACGACCTCACTCTCATTGGGACACCGAGCTAAGGTATCGTTGACTGAGAAGGCGACGCAGCGATGGCAAACTTCAGGCGAGACGTCTCCTCGGCAGAGGAAAAGTCCTGTGACCCTGTCGGGATCGCGTCCCACCGTGGCGTTCTGGAATCCGGTGGAGTAGGAGGCGTCGGGGGAAGAGAGAGAGGACAAAAGGGTTTTGAGATTGGTGGAATAAGTGCTGTTTCTTGTATAAGTTGTTGCATTTGGGCACGAATGGAATGTGTAACGAGGATTTTGAGCATAAGCTCTGAAGCTAGCGAGTAAGGAGAATAGGGCAAGGAAGATGAAAGTGGTGCAAGAAGACATGGTTCGACTTCTTTCAGTTTGGTCTACATCATGAAGCTCTCATTTATAtaacgaatatatatatatatttcctctCTTTTTGAGTCTGTGACTACCGTAGATTGCCGTGAAACAGGGTATGATTTGTGGAGTGACGACCACCGTAAGTCAATAAAAGTCAAAGTAAACGCTTTTTTTCCTTCTTAATGTAACTTTTATTATGCAACAAAAATATGAACGTATAAAGTGGGGTTTTAGACTAAGTCAGACAAGAACAAGACAAGAAAAACATGGCCTTTGGAACTTTCTTGTCTTGCTTTCCCTTTCTCatgtactcttttttttttgaaacacaacttAATTTCATTAAACCTTAAACTTCTTGATTACAATGGTTAGAGGGAATTATCCATCCTCTTTGATTGAAAGCATAAACTACAACAATGTAAAATAAACAAGATAATTCTTCAATCGAAGATAACAGCGGATTCGAGACAGGACTTGAATGCGTCGAAGTAGCCTTCACGACAAAGTCGGATAGCATAGAAATAGTCACATATAGTGACGTTGAAAACCAGCCCTCGTGGATGAGGAAGCTGAAATCAAAACTCGACACCGAGTTAAGATAATCGTCTCCTTTTATAGAAAAGAGGAATGGAGATAAAGACCAACCGGGTGAACCCACCGGTAAACTATTCTTCTTAAAAGAAAGATATGGCATTATGCCATGTACTCTTTTTTACTAAGTGTATATAAgtctcttcttatttttttatgttgaaTTGTTGAATAACACATTACctggagaagaaaaaaaacattacctGAGACATTGTTTAACAGCTTCAACGATGATCCAGATCTCTAATTGTTTACATCATTTATAGTATGGGATATGGACCGTATCCTAGACAGCCTTGAATCTTGGTTGCGTCTAGTTTGTGGTGAGAAGAATCCGAGAGGTTGAGAAACAGATAAAATGACAGAGATGATAGTGCCCATACATTATTGTCGACAGTTTGGGACAAATGATAAACCAACAAAAAGTATGAAAACAATGTAGAAGCATCACAAAAGTTATACACATAGAAATACTTCCATATTTAACGAGGCTCCAAAGGAACTTCTTTTTAAAAGTTCACACAATACATATTGTGCAGAAACAGAGGACTGATACAGAACTCTTCTTTCCCATCTTCTGTCTTGTGTGTGCGTGTGTGAGTGTTTAGTTATTGTGGCTCTTGCTAATTTAGCAACGTGAATTTCGGTGTAcattaacaataaaaatgacTACTGGGTGCTGGCGGTATGGAAAGACTATAATCTCAATATACGAACCTAAGAGTGAAAAGCAGAGTGTCTGGTCATCATTAGTGAGTTGCCTTTATTATTAACTAAGAACTTTCAAAATTCATATTTAAGAACTCGATTATAAATTTACAATCACACAGAATAAAATGAGAGTGAAGTCTAATCTGAGAAACAAAACACAGGGAGATTCAAGTCCACATCAAGATTGATCTTCAACGAAGATTTAACTCACTAATGGACCAGTAGATTGACCTGACTCCAAATCTACAGCTGATGAGTTTTGATCACGTGTGATTTGGACAAAAAATCCAGGTTGTTGAGGCACAGGTAAGGTGATTGTGTTACTAGTGAGCATCAAGATGATTGTCGACAAAGTTGGACGATCCATAGGGTTCTCTTGAACACATAACAATGCAATATGGATGCATCTGACAACTTCACTGCTGTCACAACTCTCTCTAACAAATGGATCCACAAGTTCTAACGGTGAGCCATTTCTCCAAAGCTTCCATGCCTACACAAGGATAGATCGATTAAATACATTGAAACCTGATCGTAGTTACAAGAAGATTGTTTCTGTTTATGTACTTACATAAGTGACCAAGTTGCTACCATTACTATCTGTTTCGTGGAAGCTGCTATTCTTCTTGCCAATAATAATCTCCAAAACTAAGACCCCAAAGCTATATACATCAGATTTTGTGGAGAACTGGCCATGCAATGCATACTCAGGAGACATATAACCGCTGAAACATAGAGTGAATTTGAGCATATAGATGACAATCAAAGACTTCAATTCATAGGATCTCAAAGGGGAAGAGAAATTACTATGTTCCAACTATTCTGCTTGTATTTTCAAGGGTTTGGTCAGCCATGGTAATCCTGGCCATGCCAAAACCCGTAATTTTCGGGTTTATATCTGCATCTAAAAGAATGTTACTGGTTTTAAGGTCACGGTGTATGATTATAAGCCGTGAATcttgttgaagatataaaattcCTCGAGCAATCCCTGTAATGATCTTGTATCTCATTGTCCAATCCAACTGACCTTGCTTTGAAGGGTCTACACATCCATGCATACACATAAAGCACACAGTTTTTAAGAATAGCTATATCATTATGATTTCGATAAAATATAGTAGTAGTATTGACCGCAACCTACCAAAAAGTAGATAATCAAGGCTATTGTTAGGAACAAACTCGTAGACTATAATCTTTTCTTCCGGCTCCAAACAACACCCAAGAAGCCTAACAATATGTCTATGCTGAAGCTTTGTAACAACAAGAACCTCGTTCTTGAACTCTAGTAGTGCACATTGTCCTGATGTTTTGGACAGTCTCTTCACAGCAACTTCAGTTCCGTTTGGAAGTATACCCTAATGAAATTGACATTTTTACAAACCCATATTGattcaaagtttcaaactttcaagTGAAATAACAGAAAAAGAAGTTGAACAAACTTAACTATACCTTGTACACTTCACCGAATCTACCTTGACCTAGCCTGTTACTGCTCGAAAACTTATCTGTTGCAGCTTCAATAGTCTTAAAATCGAATTGTAATGAATGTGTAGTTGAGATATCATCAACAGCTGCacagaaaaaagagaaataatgtTAATTAGGCTGAAAGAAATTCACTTCTCTTGTTGAGCCAGAAAAAGATCAACAAAGTGAACAAAGGTGCTTGGACTTGGGGCAGATACCACCGATAAACTCACATTGAAAATCAACTTCTTCGTGCGATTTTCTCCTCCGGTAAAAGACAAACGCAAGAGCGAGCAGCACCAAGACGATGACAATGATCGCAGCCACAATTCCAACGATAGCTCCCACTGAAAGGGAATCGCCATCTACGCAGTCAACAGTCACCAAGGTAAGAATATTATTACACCTAAGTGAAATTACatcaaaattttacaaatttcttcttctcttcgttTTTTTCTTGACAAATCACTTTTCTCATTTATTTACCGAAATTataattagaataaaaaatgaaacttCGCTAAGTTTTAAtagagaaaccaaaaaaaacaaataataaaaatcaattgtTTAAGAATTTTTTGAAAGTGTCACGTTTAATTTCTCCTTTTTGAGGTTCCATACTTATCTAAACGTCATCCAATTTTGTTCGACTTGATGtctttttatattcttatgAAA from Raphanus sativus cultivar WK10039 unplaced genomic scaffold, ASM80110v3 Scaffold1518, whole genome shotgun sequence includes:
- the LOC130494355 gene encoding cysteine-rich receptor-like protein kinase 11 isoform X2 gives rise to the protein MCRISLFPLLLSVLVTFSFISVSGQICLNTTGTFRPNTTYDSNRRLILSSLASNVTSRDGFFYNSSIGQEPDRVYAMGLCIPGAQSKHCSECITKAVTDMIQNCPNQTEAFSWPGTETLCMVRYANSSFFGSMNLEPNSLRYNTGNITINMSEFERIWDAFMIKLIDTASAGRSGASSSSSGKYYAADITSLTTFQRVYALMECTPDLSPENCEACLRANVRRYQECCRGNQGGVARRPSCFFRWDLYPFLGAFDNISTKAAPQQPLTGDGDDGDSLSVGAIVGIVAAIIVIVLVLLALAFVFYRRRKSHEEVDFQSVDDISTTHSLQFDFKTIEAATDKFSSSNRLGQGRFGEVYKGILPNGTEVAVKRLSKTSGQCALLEFKNEVLVVTKLQHRHIVRLLGCCLEPEEKIIVYEFVPNNSLDYLLFDPSKQGQLDWTMRYKIITGIARGILYLQQDSRLIIIHRDLKTSNILLDADINPKITGFGMARITMADQTLENTSRIVGTYGYMSPEYALHGQFSTKSDVYSFGVLVLEIIIGKKNSSFHETDSNGSNLVTYAWKLWRNGSPLELVDPFVRESCDSSEVVRCIHIALLCVQENPMDRPTLSTIILMLTSNTITLPVPQQPGFFVQITRDQNSSAVDLESGQSTGPLVS
- the LOC130494355 gene encoding cysteine-rich receptor-like protein kinase 11 isoform X1, giving the protein MCRISLFPLLLSVLVTFSFISVSGQICLNTTGTFRPNTTYDSNRRLILSSLASNVTSRDGFFYNSSIGQEPDRVYAMGLCIPGAQSKHCSECITKAVTDMIQNCPNQTEAFSWPGTETLCMVRYANSSFFGSMNLEPNSLRYNTGNITINMSEFERIWDAFMIKLIDTASAGRSGASSSSSGKYYAADITSLTTFQRVYALMECTPDLSPENCEACLRANVRRYQECCRGNQGGVARRPSCFFRWDLYPFLGAFDNISTKAAPQQPLTGDGDGTEKKDGDSLSVGAIVGIVAAIIVIVLVLLALAFVFYRRRKSHEEVDFQSVDDISTTHSLQFDFKTIEAATDKFSSSNRLGQGRFGEVYKGILPNGTEVAVKRLSKTSGQCALLEFKNEVLVVTKLQHRHIVRLLGCCLEPEEKIIVYEFVPNNSLDYLLFDPSKQGQLDWTMRYKIITGIARGILYLQQDSRLIIIHRDLKTSNILLDADINPKITGFGMARITMADQTLENTSRIVGTYGYMSPEYALHGQFSTKSDVYSFGVLVLEIIIGKKNSSFHETDSNGSNLVTYAWKLWRNGSPLELVDPFVRESCDSSEVVRCIHIALLCVQENPMDRPTLSTIILMLTSNTITLPVPQQPGFFVQITRDQNSSAVDLESGQSTGPLVS